One window of Geotoga petraea genomic DNA carries:
- the rpsT gene encoding 30S ribosomal protein S20: MPNTKSAKKRVLQNEKRRMRNKSVKTRIKNQIKVLKLKMETEGTEREDLLNELSNTFKVIDKAASKGIIHKRTASRKKSRLHKHVKEYLGEVAPE; this comes from the coding sequence GTGCCAAATACTAAATCAGCAAAAAAAAGAGTTTTGCAAAACGAAAAGAGAAGAATGAGAAACAAATCGGTAAAAACGAGAATTAAAAATCAAATTAAGGTATTAAAATTGAAAATGGAAACAGAAGGTACCGAAAGAGAAGACTTATTAAATGAATTAAGCAACACATTCAAAGTAATTGATAAAGCTGCTTCAAAAGGTATTATACATAAAAGAACTGCTTCAAGAAAAAAATCAAGATTGCATAAACATGTTAAGGAATATTTAGGCGAAGTAGCACCAGAATAA
- the metK gene encoding methionine adenosyltransferase: protein MNKRLFTSESVTEGHPDKVADQISDAILDEMLSKESEQNRINARSAVETMVTTGVAIVAGEMRTDAYVDIPKIVRQTILDIGYDNPKYGFDGETCAVMVSIDEQSADIAMGVDENLETKEGSATKEIFDKIGAGDQGIMFGYATNENNDYMPTPISLSHKLARQLSVVRKDKTLDYLRPDGKTQVTVEYDENNKPIAIDTVLISTQHEEGVTRDQMSKDLIEKVITPVIPEGLLNKHTKYLINPTGRFVLGGPQADAGLTGRKIIVDTYGGWIAHGGGAFSGKDPTKVDRSAHYMSRYVAKNLVAAGVADEVMIQLGYAIGVAHPVSLLIDTKGTAKVDEEKIVKVVKELFDFRPGAIIHNLNLLQPFYKKSAAYGHFGRTDVEFPWERLDMVQEIKAALGL from the coding sequence ATGAACAAAAGACTTTTTACAAGTGAAAGCGTTACTGAAGGTCATCCTGATAAAGTAGCCGACCAAATTTCCGATGCAATACTTGATGAAATGTTAAGTAAAGAAAGTGAACAAAATAGAATAAATGCAAGGTCAGCTGTTGAAACAATGGTAACTACAGGCGTGGCAATAGTAGCCGGAGAAATGAGAACAGATGCATATGTTGATATTCCTAAAATAGTAAGGCAAACAATATTAGATATTGGATATGACAACCCTAAGTATGGTTTTGACGGAGAAACTTGTGCCGTAATGGTTAGCATAGATGAACAATCAGCAGATATAGCTATGGGTGTAGATGAAAACCTTGAAACAAAAGAAGGTTCAGCAACAAAAGAAATCTTTGATAAAATAGGTGCTGGAGACCAGGGTATAATGTTTGGTTATGCAACAAATGAAAATAATGATTATATGCCTACTCCAATTTCTTTATCTCATAAATTAGCTAGGCAATTATCTGTAGTTAGAAAAGATAAAACCTTAGATTATTTAAGACCAGATGGAAAGACACAAGTAACTGTAGAATATGACGAGAATAATAAACCAATAGCAATAGACACAGTATTAATTTCTACACAACACGAAGAAGGCGTTACCAGGGATCAAATGTCAAAAGATTTAATAGAAAAGGTAATTACCCCAGTTATTCCAGAAGGTCTTTTGAATAAACACACAAAATATTTAATCAACCCTACTGGTAGATTTGTATTAGGCGGTCCTCAAGCTGATGCAGGTTTAACCGGGAGGAAGATTATTGTTGATACATATGGTGGTTGGATAGCCCATGGAGGAGGAGCCTTCTCTGGAAAAGATCCAACTAAAGTTGACAGATCTGCACATTATATGTCCAGATATGTTGCTAAGAATTTAGTTGCAGCAGGTGTTGCCGATGAAGTGATGATTCAATTAGGATATGCAATTGGCGTTGCGCATCCAGTGTCTCTACTCATCGATACCAAAGGGACTGCAAAAGTTGATGAAGAAAAGATCGTAAAAGTTGTAAAAGAGTTATTTGATTTCAGACCAGGAGCAATAATTCATAATTTGAATCTACTCCAACCTTTTTACAAAAAATCGGCTGCTTACGGTCATTTTGGAAGAACAGATGTAGAATTCCCTTGGGAAAGACTAGATATGGTACAAGAAATAAAAGCTGCATTAGGGCTTTAA
- a CDS encoding M23 family metallopeptidase, with amino-acid sequence MKKLSILLMMLFFITTIFSAIFEPPIKNSYITSSFGEYRGTGNNPHYHLGIDFSTFYRENVDVYSASQGYLKKVWINDPIYGNALFVNHPDSNLTTVYAHLNEFNDSIMKYVDLVKEDFQGSTGRIEIVFPENEFQIKSGEIIAYSGSTGEALAPHLHFEVREQTAAGEVVLDALEFINYKEERTKILELLEVRNSTGNYTINQNGETIVEFTGSYPKIDVRVREKLGQNSTILPKKVSLFIDGNLVYKVSFSKVYFENAYNPSPIYGYGSTSTIYWLKMYSDNNENLIITDNNLSRYINSNFAEYNGTIILEDFWGSSKAYKINFIKK; translated from the coding sequence GTGAAAAAGCTATCCATACTATTAATGATGTTGTTTTTTATTACAACTATATTTTCTGCTATATTTGAACCACCAATCAAAAACTCTTATATAACTTCTTCGTTTGGAGAGTATAGAGGAACTGGTAACAATCCCCATTATCACCTTGGTATTGATTTTTCTACATTTTATAGAGAAAACGTAGATGTTTACTCTGCTTCTCAAGGTTACCTTAAAAAAGTGTGGATAAACGATCCAATATATGGAAATGCTTTATTTGTAAACCATCCAGATTCAAATTTAACAACTGTTTATGCGCACTTAAATGAATTTAATGATAGTATCATGAAATATGTTGATTTAGTTAAGGAAGATTTTCAGGGTTCTACGGGGAGAATAGAAATTGTTTTTCCAGAAAACGAATTTCAAATAAAATCCGGTGAAATCATAGCTTATTCAGGCAGTACCGGAGAGGCATTAGCTCCTCATCTGCATTTTGAAGTTCGAGAGCAAACTGCAGCTGGTGAGGTAGTATTAGATGCGTTAGAATTTATTAATTATAAAGAAGAAAGAACAAAAATATTAGAGTTATTAGAGGTTAGAAATTCAACAGGTAATTATACAATAAACCAAAATGGTGAAACAATAGTTGAATTTACAGGGAGTTACCCAAAAATAGACGTTAGAGTCAGAGAAAAATTAGGACAAAATTCAACTATTTTACCGAAAAAAGTTTCTTTGTTCATAGATGGAAATTTGGTTTATAAAGTAAGTTTTTCAAAAGTCTATTTTGAAAATGCTTATAATCCGTCACCAATATATGGATATGGGTCTACTTCAACTATTTATTGGTTAAAAATGTATTCAGATAATAACGAAAACTTGATAATTACAGATAACAATCTTTCTAGATATATTAATTCTAATTTTGCTGAATATAATGGAACTATTATATTAGAAGATTTTTGGGGAAGCTCTAAAGCATACAAAATTAATTTTATTAAGAAATAA
- the hflX gene encoding GTPase HflX has product MKKHYEDIEKDLNELKILCENIDIEVENIITQNKEKPDKTYYIGSGKISEIKDFTKAYDTDIVVFYNNISNSQKRNIEKEIKTEIIDRNEVILEIFRKNARTKDSKLKVELAQLQYELPKLIGKGKDMSNTGAGIGTLGPGETKLETDRRRIYDRINFLKKQIKEVDKNHETSSKKRENGDYPLISIVGYTSAGKSTFLKNISKDEKIYTSENLFSTLSPSLRKVSFPCGFTGIFSDTVGFIKNLPKNLFDSFKSTLKEVIKSDLIVHIVDISDEVYEKKIKAVNSILEEIEVKNIPLLLVFNKIDKISEEKLNEMKILYPNAFFISSIKENSTREFLLKLESNLDIIEDISIEKIKINFKDMWKLYEFSDKYGILEEKDEFNYSIKRLVAKNYILNSLKKKLEE; this is encoded by the coding sequence GTGAAAAAACACTATGAAGATATTGAAAAAGATTTAAATGAATTGAAAATATTATGTGAAAACATAGATATAGAAGTTGAAAATATTATAACTCAAAATAAAGAAAAACCAGATAAAACTTATTACATAGGTTCTGGTAAGATTTCTGAAATAAAAGACTTTACAAAAGCTTATGATACGGATATCGTTGTTTTTTATAACAATATTTCAAATTCTCAAAAAAGAAATATAGAAAAAGAAATAAAAACAGAGATAATTGATAGAAATGAAGTGATTCTTGAAATATTCAGAAAAAATGCCAGGACAAAAGATAGCAAATTAAAGGTAGAGTTAGCTCAATTACAATATGAATTACCAAAGTTAATTGGGAAAGGGAAGGATATGTCAAATACCGGAGCAGGTATCGGAACTTTAGGACCGGGTGAGACGAAACTGGAAACAGATAGAAGAAGAATATATGACAGAATAAATTTTTTAAAAAAGCAAATAAAAGAAGTAGATAAAAATCATGAAACCTCGTCTAAAAAAAGAGAAAATGGAGATTATCCGTTGATATCTATAGTAGGATACACAAGTGCAGGGAAGTCTACTTTTCTGAAGAATATATCAAAAGATGAAAAAATATATACTTCAGAAAATCTTTTTTCAACTTTGTCTCCATCTCTTAGAAAAGTTTCTTTTCCATGTGGTTTTACCGGTATTTTTTCTGATACTGTTGGGTTCATTAAAAATTTACCTAAAAATTTATTTGATTCTTTTAAATCGACTTTAAAAGAAGTAATAAAGTCGGATTTGATAGTTCATATTGTTGACATATCAGATGAAGTATATGAAAAAAAAATAAAGGCTGTAAACAGCATATTGGAAGAAATAGAAGTTAAAAATATACCATTATTACTGGTGTTTAACAAAATAGATAAAATATCTGAAGAAAAATTGAATGAAATGAAAATATTGTATCCAAATGCGTTTTTTATTAGTTCAATAAAAGAAAATTCAACAAGAGAATTTTTATTAAAACTTGAAAGTAATTTAGATATTATAGAAGATATATCGATAGAAAAAATAAAAATTAATTTTAAAGATATGTGGAAATTATATGAATTTTCTGATAAATACGGTATTTTAGAAGAAAAAGATGAATTTAATTATTCTATAAAAAGATTAGTAGCTAAAAACTATATCCTAAACTCATTAAAGAAAAAACTGGAGGAATAA